A portion of the Acanthopagrus latus isolate v.2019 chromosome 21, fAcaLat1.1, whole genome shotgun sequence genome contains these proteins:
- the LOC119010744 gene encoding alanine aminotransferase 2-like yields MKMSVLQEINQNVRNMKPLEYSILAGRLSQIKEELRQGVKKPYQEMLDVYMGDPHKGGVKPLSFVRQVLAACLYPELVNSSKLPVDVRQRAQRLLSRCDGGSVGSYTATRGIPEIVLRVSEFITRRDGGVPSNPKNIFLSPGSQWSLSKILSALANPESSPRNGVLSPVPCHNTTAMSVTGLGADVVPYYLSEEQGWELQVEELHRALESAKGVCNPVALYVVNPGNPDGHVQSRKSMREVIQFVSEKRLFLLADEVYQDYVFGENSEFVSYKRVLSEMGPPLSDTVELASLHSASKGLMGECGLRIGYMELVNLDPAVMKHILTMFSTDTCAPVLGQIALDLMMNPPQPGEPSYPLYHMETQNIKNTLAGNVKRAVEVVNSLPGLCCQPLEGGAFVFPRVYLPPSFIQKAKEAGLEPDTFYCCRLLEEAGLLVGPGFEYGQKEGTYHIRFCILTSAEIMEEVLRRLTCFQKQFMKDFS; encoded by the exons ATGAAGATGTCTGTCCTGCAGGAGATCAATCAAAATGTGAGGAACATGAAGCCTTTGGAGTATTCAATCCTGGCTGGACGGTTAAGTCAGATCAAGGAAGAGCTCAgacag GGGGTCAAAAAGCCGTACCAAGAAATGTTGGACGTCTACATGGGTGACCCGCACAAAGGAGGTGTGAAGCCTCTGTCATTTGTACGACAG GTTCTCGCAGCCTGTCTTTACCCCGAGCTTGTGAACAGCAGCAAACTGCCGGTGGACGTCAGACAGAGGGCTCAGCGGCTTCTCAGCAGATGTGATGGAGGAAGTGTAG GTTCTTACACTGCTACACGGGGTATCCCAGAAATCGTCCTCAGAGTCTCTGAATTCATAACTAGACGAGATGGTGGAGTTCCATCAAACCCTAAAAACATCTTCCTCAGCCCCGGCTCACAGTGGTCGCTCTCG AAGATTCTCAGCGCCTTGGCGAACCCAGagagttcacccagaaatgGTGTGCTGTCTCCGGTGCCGTGTCACAACACCACCGCCATGTCCGTGACCGGGCTGGGGGCGGATGTCGTCCCCTACTACCTCAGCGAGGAGCAGGGCTgggagctgcaggtggaggagctgcatcGAGCGCTGGAATCCGCAAAGGGAGTGTGTAACCCTGTAGCTCTGTACGTCGTCAACCCTGGGAATCCCGACG GTCACGTTCAAAGCAGGAAATCGATGCGAGAGGTGATCCAGTTTGTTTCAGAGAAGAGGCTCTTCCTCCTGGCTGATGAG GTCTATCAAGACTATGTTTTTGGGGAAAACAGTGAGTTTGTGTCTTATAAGAGGGTTCTGTCTGAGATGGGCCCTCCTCTTTCAGACACAGTGGAGCTGGCGTCCCTCCACTCAGCCTCCAAAGGCTTAATGGGAGA aTGTGGTCTGCGCATTGGATACATGGAGCTGGTAAATCTGGACCCCGCTGTTATGAAACACATCTTAACAATGTTCTCGACAGACACCTGTGCACCCGTGTTGGGTCAGATTGCCCTGGATCTGATGATGAACCCCCCTCAACCAGGAGAACCCTCATACCCACTTTATCATATG GAGAcgcaaaacatcaaaaacacgCTGGCTGGTAACGTGAAGAGAGCTGTTGAGGTTGTGAACAGTCTGCCGGGTTTGTGCTGCCAACCGTTGGAGGGAGGAGCGTTTGTGTTCCCCAGAGTGTACCTTCcaccttcattcattcagaaaGCCAAG gaAGCGGGACTGGAACCAGATACATTCTACTGTTGTAGACTACTGGAAGAGGCTGGTTTGCTCGTCGGTCCTGGTTTTGAGTACGGACAAAAGGAGGGCACCTACCACATCAG GTTTTGCATTCTAACCTCTGCGGAAATTATGGAAGAAGTACTGAGACGCCTGACCTGCTTTCAAAAACAGTTTATGAAGGATTTTTcttaa